A genomic window from Nocardioides jiangxiensis includes:
- a CDS encoding TetR/AcrR family transcriptional regulator, whose amino-acid sequence MLEVAWELLIERGLADLTLAELGRRVETSAGHLLYYFGSKDGLLLEVLRWSEAQLWARWEESRAEEATFAERFDLFCRQFMPSGLGDPRWLVWIEVWPRVLRIEELREPYEELDAVWRDELTRLLGEAGAENAAALSRRICALLDGLSVAIVLGEDDVSVDAAVDHARALLPADLAVAAH is encoded by the coding sequence GTGCTCGAGGTCGCCTGGGAGCTCCTGATCGAGCGCGGCCTCGCCGATCTCACGCTCGCGGAGCTCGGTCGACGCGTGGAGACCAGTGCCGGACACCTGCTCTACTACTTCGGGAGCAAGGACGGTCTGCTGCTCGAGGTGCTGCGATGGAGCGAGGCGCAGCTCTGGGCTCGCTGGGAGGAGTCTCGGGCCGAGGAGGCGACGTTCGCTGAGCGCTTCGACCTCTTCTGCCGACAGTTCATGCCGAGCGGACTCGGCGACCCTCGCTGGCTGGTCTGGATCGAGGTCTGGCCCCGCGTCCTCCGCATCGAGGAGCTCCGTGAGCCGTACGAAGAGCTGGATGCGGTGTGGCGGGATGAGCTCACGCGTCTTCTCGGTGAAGCCGGAGCGGAGAACGCCGCAGCCCTCTCGCGGCGGATCTGCGCGCTTCTCGACGGCCTGAGTGTGGCGATCGTGCTCGGCGAGGACGACGTCAGCGTGGACGCAGCCGTCGACCATGCCCGCGCGCTGCTGCCGGCGGACCTGGCGGTGGCCGCGCACTGA
- a CDS encoding nitrilase-related carbon-nitrogen hydrolase, producing MELITAPDLPSLARASGGPGRTLTVGVVQMHWQADEAAHAAALSAGVRRAAEAGAQVVFLPELTLSRYPADFRPAGRPADLAESLEDGPTRTLVAKMASEHGVFVHASLYEAAPAPDGSDDGLGYNTAILVAPGGELVGRTRKTHIPVTEGYFEDLFFRPGPAVEPYPVHVPDLPGAPRLGLPTCWDEWFPEVARAYSLADAEVLAYPTAIGSEPDHPDFDTQPLWQHVIVGNGITSGLFMCVPNRWGSEGRVDFYGSSFISDPYGRILAQAPRAGDAVLVATLDLDQRRDWLTLFPFLDTRRPDTYSSLTEPR from the coding sequence ATGGAACTCATCACCGCACCCGACCTGCCCTCGCTCGCCCGCGCATCCGGGGGGCCCGGCCGCACCCTGACCGTCGGCGTCGTGCAGATGCACTGGCAGGCCGACGAGGCCGCCCACGCCGCAGCCCTCTCCGCCGGCGTACGCCGTGCGGCCGAAGCCGGCGCGCAGGTCGTGTTCCTGCCCGAGCTCACTCTCTCCCGCTACCCGGCGGACTTCCGTCCGGCGGGCCGTCCGGCTGACCTCGCCGAGTCCCTCGAGGACGGACCGACCCGGACACTCGTCGCGAAGATGGCCTCGGAGCACGGCGTCTTCGTGCACGCCTCCCTCTACGAGGCGGCCCCCGCTCCCGACGGCAGCGACGACGGGCTCGGCTACAACACGGCGATCCTCGTCGCCCCCGGCGGTGAGCTGGTCGGACGGACCCGCAAGACGCACATCCCGGTGACGGAGGGCTACTTCGAGGACCTCTTCTTCCGCCCCGGACCGGCTGTCGAGCCCTACCCCGTGCACGTGCCTGACCTCCCCGGTGCGCCGCGCCTGGGTCTGCCGACCTGTTGGGACGAGTGGTTCCCCGAGGTGGCCCGCGCCTACTCCCTGGCCGACGCCGAGGTTCTCGCCTACCCGACGGCGATCGGATCCGAGCCGGACCACCCCGACTTCGACACACAGCCGCTGTGGCAGCACGTCATCGTCGGCAACGGGATCACCAGCGGCCTCTTCATGTGCGTGCCCAACCGGTGGGGCAGCGAGGGGCGCGTCGACTTCTACGGCTCGTCGTTCATCTCCGACCCCTACGGCCGGATCCTCGCCCAGGCGCCGCGCGCAGGGGATGCCGTCCTCGTGGCGACCCTGGACCTGGACCAGCGTCGCGACTGGCTGACGCTCTTCCCGTTCCTCGACACGCGCCGCCCGGACACGTACTCGAGCCTGACCGAGCCGCGCTGA
- a CDS encoding DUF6421 family protein has protein sequence MSTQQLDATPPRPTQAVIGEPEVVEDAVARAAGVEASAAWAALKEAATALQLLQARDGSVSDPADRDAARGLVATIAQSVEELRPSFPHDDAYLAACVQDFVRWANEGFGVPDFLDSLLAFQPQQQRVDGLRHLVVFPMYTQNGSPDRHVEALLVEVIWPEFVATLEAGDYGNRLFVPLRLLDFTPGYDTNSAVLFPETVAVRETPAFTWGAIFQDREAARFRRVVAAAASTTDLALPEGAARMVADQALTEKTFVLWDLIHDRTHMRGDLPFDPFMIKQRMPYFLYSLEELRCDLTAFRECVRLEATTEDAETLEHARLVQYAVLFDRIFRFAITGSRVRNYDGLGGQLLFAWLHQRGVLHWTDTSLAFDWADVPGAVVALGEAIDDLYWRSIDRPKTAHWLAAYELIRSTLTPHPASVWARGLPEEVLAGPPKGFTDAVLDDEFPLSMFYESLDKKIRPVIESTAGIVGTSEVLP, from the coding sequence ATGTCCACGCAGCAGCTCGACGCCACCCCGCCCCGCCCGACGCAGGCCGTCATCGGCGAGCCGGAGGTCGTCGAGGATGCCGTGGCCCGGGCGGCGGGGGTCGAGGCGAGCGCGGCGTGGGCTGCCCTGAAGGAGGCAGCGACTGCGCTGCAGCTCCTGCAGGCCCGGGACGGGTCCGTGTCCGATCCCGCCGACCGGGATGCTGCGCGGGGGCTCGTCGCGACGATCGCGCAGTCCGTCGAGGAGCTGCGTCCGTCGTTCCCGCACGACGACGCCTACCTGGCCGCATGCGTGCAGGACTTCGTGCGCTGGGCGAACGAAGGGTTCGGCGTGCCCGACTTCCTCGACTCGCTCCTCGCCTTCCAGCCCCAGCAGCAGCGGGTCGACGGGCTCCGCCACCTGGTGGTCTTCCCGATGTACACCCAGAACGGCTCGCCGGACCGGCACGTCGAGGCGCTGCTCGTCGAGGTGATCTGGCCGGAGTTCGTGGCCACCCTCGAGGCGGGTGACTACGGCAACCGGCTCTTCGTCCCGCTGCGGCTCCTGGACTTTACGCCGGGCTACGACACCAACAGCGCGGTGCTCTTCCCGGAGACGGTCGCGGTCCGCGAGACCCCGGCGTTCACCTGGGGCGCGATCTTCCAGGACCGGGAGGCCGCGCGCTTCCGGCGCGTCGTGGCGGCGGCAGCTTCGACGACCGACCTGGCACTGCCCGAGGGCGCTGCGCGGATGGTCGCGGACCAGGCGCTCACCGAGAAGACGTTCGTGCTCTGGGACCTGATCCACGACCGGACGCACATGCGCGGGGACCTGCCGTTCGACCCGTTCATGATCAAGCAGCGCATGCCCTACTTCCTCTACTCGCTCGAGGAGCTGCGCTGCGACCTGACCGCCTTCCGCGAATGTGTCCGTCTCGAGGCGACGACCGAGGACGCGGAGACGCTCGAGCATGCGCGCCTGGTCCAGTACGCCGTGCTCTTCGACCGCATCTTCCGGTTCGCGATCACGGGCTCGAGGGTCCGCAACTACGACGGGCTCGGCGGCCAGCTGCTCTTCGCCTGGCTGCACCAGCGCGGGGTGCTCCACTGGACCGACACCTCGCTCGCCTTCGACTGGGCGGACGTGCCGGGTGCGGTGGTCGCCCTCGGCGAGGCGATCGACGATCTCTACTGGCGCTCGATCGACCGGCCGAAGACGGCGCACTGGCTCGCCGCGTACGAGCTGATCCGCAGCACCCTGACACCGCACCCCGCCTCCGTCTGGGCGCGTGGTCTCCCCGAGGAGGTGCTCGCCGGTCCGCCGAAGGGGTTCACCGACGCGGTGCTCGACGACGAGTTCCCGCTGTCGATGTTCTACGAGTCGCTCGACAAGAAGATCCGGCCGGTGATCGAGTCGACCGCCGGCATCGTCGGCACGTCGGAGGTGCTGCCGTGA
- a CDS encoding APC family permease, translating into MSTLSGPTETPDLTTASGPADGPGLKPVLTLTAAILLTLSCVTPASSLFIIVPELLASQGSGVVMTLLVGVLISAAVGACYAELGTRTPSSGGEYAMVTHTLGRATGWLTFALTSATLIVIPPVIALGTADYLAPIVGLDRATTGAVVMLLATATGLLDIKSNAYVTGLFLIVETLAATAVAWLGFAHADRGVDTLWHAQVSNGTSLSPFTAGVLLSGLAVAIFTCSGFTTATYLAEEMVAPRRNVKLAVLGSLALGAAIIVVPTAATVLGVGSLNELATGTFPDFVTEWAGSRTSAAISVGIAVAILNAVIVMVIQNSRVVYATARDRAWPDAINSALARLHPRFGSPVLATILIGVPGALMAWLMDIEALLGITSVILAGVYLVVAVAALFVRRAPHAGWKMPLWPVAPIVVIVGVGYALKESALSDLLAVGALLVLAAIYYVAYLRPRSGTHFLVDDRADA; encoded by the coding sequence ATGTCCACCCTGTCCGGCCCGACCGAAACGCCTGACCTGACGACAGCGAGCGGCCCTGCCGACGGGCCAGGGCTCAAGCCGGTCCTGACGCTGACTGCTGCCATCCTGCTCACGCTCTCCTGCGTCACCCCCGCATCCAGCCTCTTCATCATCGTTCCCGAACTGCTCGCGTCGCAGGGTTCCGGCGTCGTGATGACGCTGCTCGTCGGCGTCCTCATCTCCGCGGCAGTGGGCGCCTGTTACGCCGAGCTCGGTACGCGCACTCCCAGCAGTGGTGGTGAGTACGCGATGGTGACCCACACCCTCGGCCGCGCGACCGGCTGGCTGACCTTCGCCCTGACGTCGGCGACGCTGATCGTCATCCCGCCCGTCATCGCCCTCGGTACCGCCGACTACCTCGCGCCGATCGTGGGGCTGGACCGCGCCACCACCGGTGCCGTGGTCATGCTGCTCGCCACCGCGACCGGCCTGCTCGACATCAAGTCGAACGCGTACGTGACCGGGCTGTTCCTCATCGTCGAGACGCTGGCAGCCACTGCTGTGGCCTGGCTCGGGTTCGCGCACGCCGACCGCGGCGTCGACACGCTGTGGCACGCCCAGGTCAGCAACGGCACCTCGCTCTCGCCGTTCACGGCAGGCGTCCTGCTCTCCGGGCTCGCCGTCGCGATCTTCACCTGCTCGGGCTTCACCACTGCCACCTACCTGGCCGAGGAGATGGTCGCTCCGCGCCGCAACGTGAAGCTCGCCGTACTCGGCTCCCTCGCCCTCGGCGCCGCGATCATCGTCGTCCCGACGGCCGCGACCGTCCTCGGCGTCGGCTCGCTGAACGAGCTGGCCACGGGCACGTTCCCTGACTTCGTCACGGAGTGGGCAGGCAGCCGTACCTCGGCCGCGATCAGCGTCGGCATCGCCGTGGCGATCCTGAACGCCGTCATCGTGATGGTCATCCAGAACTCTCGCGTGGTCTACGCGACTGCACGTGACCGCGCCTGGCCCGACGCCATCAACAGCGCGCTCGCACGCCTCCACCCCCGCTTCGGCTCCCCCGTCCTGGCCACGATCCTGATCGGCGTACCCGGGGCACTGATGGCGTGGCTGATGGACATCGAGGCCCTGCTCGGCATCACGTCGGTGATCCTCGCGGGTGTCTACCTCGTGGTCGCGGTCGCTGCCCTCTTCGTTCGCCGCGCACCCCACGCCGGATGGAAGATGCCCTTGTGGCCGGTCGCACCGATCGTGGTCATCGTGGGTGTCGGCTACGCGCTGAAGGAGTCCGCACTGAGCGACCTCCTTGCGGTAGGCGCACTGCTCGTCCTCGCGGCGATCTACTACGTGGCCTATCTCCGGCCCCGTTCTGGGACGCACTTCCTGGTGGACGACCGCGCGGACGCCTGA
- a CDS encoding flavin monoamine oxidase family protein — protein sequence MKSYDTVVVGAGVTGLTAAWRLAEAGQDVLVLEARDRVGGRLRTEDHNGSDFEIGGQWVSPDQEALIALLDELGLATYSRFRDGDSLYVDRTRTARRFTGEDLPVEEQTGKEIDRLIGVIDDLAAQMDPDRPWEHPQAAELDRVSFAQWLDAQTTDDEARDNIALYLGPAMLTKPTHSFSALTAVLMSASAGSFSHLVDADFILDKRVVGGLASVPAALAARLGDRVRLSADVTHVAWDDEGAVVTVDGEQVGARNVVLALPPTHVRRIRITPGLPAEHRHAREHQSFGLVIKAQVEYDTPFWRSAGLSGTGFGPWELVHEVYDNTLHGKETGTLVGFVSDVNADAMGRLPADERRAAILQSLAAYFGDAALTPRTYVESDWQHQELTGGAYATSFDVGSLTRWGAKLHEPVGPIRFGSSDVAGLGFQHVDGAVRMGTRLARNILGS from the coding sequence ATGAAGAGCTACGACACCGTCGTCGTCGGAGCCGGCGTCACCGGCCTCACCGCCGCCTGGCGCCTCGCCGAGGCGGGCCAGGACGTCCTCGTCCTCGAGGCGCGGGACCGCGTCGGCGGCCGGCTGCGCACGGAGGATCACAACGGGTCCGACTTCGAGATCGGTGGTCAGTGGGTCTCGCCCGACCAGGAGGCGCTGATCGCCCTCCTCGACGAGCTCGGCCTCGCGACCTACTCCCGCTTCCGCGACGGCGACTCGCTCTACGTCGACCGCACCCGCACCGCCCGCCGCTTCACCGGCGAGGACCTCCCGGTGGAGGAGCAGACCGGCAAGGAGATCGACCGCCTGATCGGCGTCATCGACGACCTCGCCGCGCAGATGGACCCCGACCGCCCGTGGGAGCATCCGCAGGCCGCCGAGCTGGACCGGGTCAGCTTCGCCCAGTGGCTCGACGCGCAGACCACAGACGACGAGGCCCGCGACAACATCGCCCTCTACCTCGGCCCGGCGATGCTCACCAAGCCGACCCACTCGTTCTCCGCGCTGACCGCGGTGCTCATGTCCGCCAGCGCCGGCTCCTTCTCCCACCTCGTCGACGCCGACTTCATCCTCGACAAGCGCGTGGTCGGCGGCCTCGCCTCGGTGCCCGCCGCGCTGGCCGCCCGCCTCGGCGACCGCGTGCGCCTCTCGGCCGACGTCACCCACGTCGCCTGGGACGACGAGGGCGCGGTCGTCACGGTCGACGGCGAGCAGGTCGGCGCGCGCAACGTCGTCCTCGCGCTGCCCCCGACGCACGTCCGCCGGATCCGGATCACCCCCGGGCTCCCCGCCGAGCACCGCCACGCCCGCGAGCACCAGTCGTTCGGCCTGGTCATCAAGGCGCAGGTGGAGTACGACACCCCGTTCTGGCGGTCGGCGGGCCTGTCGGGCACCGGCTTCGGCCCGTGGGAGCTCGTGCACGAGGTCTACGACAACACCCTGCACGGCAAGGAGACCGGCACGCTCGTCGGCTTCGTCTCCGACGTCAACGCCGACGCCATGGGCCGTCTCCCCGCCGACGAGAGGCGGGCCGCGATCCTGCAGTCGCTCGCGGCGTACTTCGGCGACGCCGCCCTCACCCCGCGCACGTACGTCGAGAGCGACTGGCAGCACCAGGAGCTCACCGGCGGCGCCTACGCGACCAGCTTCGACGTCGGCAGCCTGACCCGCTGGGGCGCGAAGCTCCACGAGCCGGTCGGTCCGATCCGGTTCGGCTCCAGCGACGTCGCCGGCCTCGGCTTCCAGCACGTCGACGGGGCGGTGCGCATGGGCACCCGCCTCGCCCGCAACATCCTCGGCTCCTGA
- a CDS encoding TetR/AcrR family transcriptional regulator — MATDYVLAHGLIGLSLRPLAAELGTSDRMLLYHFGTKDELVADVLRCSNDRAAASIAALAPSRDLRSAVENLWAAVQSDPVDRCTRIYVEASALGLFGQEPYAAVVRAANAVWTAALVAHLVRSGVADDLAPRAAELVDAAFMGFQLDLPLDVDPAARARSVADLADTVAALA, encoded by the coding sequence GTGGCCACGGACTACGTGCTCGCGCACGGGCTGATCGGCCTGAGCCTGCGCCCGCTCGCCGCCGAGCTCGGCACCAGTGACCGCATGCTGCTGTACCACTTCGGCACCAAGGACGAGCTCGTCGCCGACGTGCTCCGCTGCTCCAACGACCGCGCCGCAGCGAGCATCGCCGCGCTGGCACCGTCGCGCGACCTCCGCTCCGCCGTCGAGAACCTGTGGGCCGCGGTGCAGTCCGACCCCGTCGACCGCTGCACACGGATCTACGTCGAGGCCTCCGCGCTCGGCCTCTTCGGCCAGGAGCCCTATGCCGCTGTGGTCCGTGCCGCCAACGCCGTGTGGACCGCCGCCCTGGTCGCCCACCTGGTGCGCTCCGGTGTCGCCGACGACCTCGCGCCGCGGGCGGCCGAGCTGGTCGACGCCGCGTTCATGGGCTTCCAGCTCGACCTGCCCCTCGACGTCGACCCGGCTGCGCGGGCCCGCTCCGTCGCCGACCTGGCCGACACGGTGGCAGCGCTGGCCTGA
- a CDS encoding Lrp/AsnC family transcriptional regulator: protein MSVPDASPAPLDDPIDEGIVRAMSADARATLADLSAAVGLSVSAVQTRLRRLEARGVITGYRALVDPAAVGKPLSAFIEITPLDPGQPDNAPQLLEHLTEIEACHSIAGDASYILFVRVASPRHLESLIRDIRSAAAVSTRTTVVLQTFYEGRPILPA, encoded by the coding sequence ATGTCCGTGCCTGACGCGTCCCCGGCTCCCCTCGACGATCCGATCGACGAGGGCATCGTCCGTGCGATGTCCGCGGACGCCCGCGCGACGCTCGCGGACCTGTCGGCGGCCGTCGGCCTCTCCGTCTCGGCGGTGCAGACCCGCCTGCGTCGCCTCGAGGCACGCGGCGTGATCACGGGCTACCGGGCACTCGTCGACCCCGCGGCGGTGGGCAAGCCGCTCTCGGCGTTCATCGAGATCACGCCGCTGGACCCCGGCCAGCCCGACAACGCCCCGCAGCTCCTCGAGCACCTCACCGAGATCGAGGCGTGCCACTCGATCGCGGGCGACGCGAGCTACATCCTCTTCGTGCGCGTGGCCTCGCCGCGCCACCTCGAGTCGCTGATCCGCGACATCCGCAGCGCGGCCGCGGTGAGCACGCGCACCACCGTCGTGCTGCAGACGTTCTACGAGGGCCGCCCGATCCTGCCGGCGTGA
- a CDS encoding aminobutyraldehyde dehydrogenase encodes MISNVIDGKVVPAADGRTSEIIDPRTGEVHDTAALSGAADVDAAYEAATEAFRTWRRTTPAERQKLLLALASALEDRAEDLLAAEVRDTGKPEALTRDEEITVGIDQLRYFAGMARSLEGSAAGEYLAGHTSYVRREPVGVVGQVAPWNYPFMMAIWKVAPALAAGCTVVLKSSDTTPGSAALVGEIAAGILPPGVLNVLAGDRETGKLVVAHPAAAQVSITGSTGAGKQVAAAAAPDVKRVHLELGGKAPAIVFGDADLDATVEGIVVGAFFNAGQDCTAVTRILAHSSIADALEAKLVEAIADVTTGPDVEDPFYGPLNNAQQLDRVSSVVANLPSHARVVTGGARIGEKGYYYAPTLVAGVRQDDDVVQQETFGPVVTLQTFETESEAIELANDVDFGLASSVWTKDHGTAHRCSIELDFGCVWVNTHIPLVAEMPHGGFKQSGYGKDLSHYGLEDYTRIKHVMHAHG; translated from the coding sequence ATGATCAGCAACGTCATCGACGGGAAGGTCGTCCCGGCCGCCGACGGTCGCACCAGCGAGATCATCGACCCGCGCACCGGTGAGGTGCACGACACCGCGGCGCTCTCCGGCGCGGCTGACGTCGACGCGGCGTACGAGGCGGCGACGGAGGCCTTCCGCACCTGGCGCCGCACGACGCCGGCCGAGCGGCAGAAGCTGCTGCTCGCGCTGGCCTCCGCGCTGGAGGACCGGGCCGAGGACCTGCTGGCCGCCGAGGTGCGCGACACCGGCAAGCCGGAGGCGCTGACCCGCGACGAGGAGATCACGGTCGGCATCGACCAGCTCCGCTACTTCGCCGGCATGGCGCGGTCGCTCGAGGGCAGCGCGGCCGGCGAGTACCTGGCCGGTCACACCTCCTACGTGCGCCGCGAGCCGGTCGGCGTCGTCGGCCAGGTGGCGCCGTGGAACTACCCCTTCATGATGGCGATCTGGAAGGTGGCTCCCGCCCTGGCCGCCGGCTGCACCGTGGTGCTGAAGTCGTCCGACACCACGCCCGGCTCGGCCGCGCTGGTCGGGGAGATCGCCGCCGGCATCCTGCCGCCCGGTGTCCTCAACGTGCTCGCGGGTGATCGTGAGACCGGCAAGCTCGTCGTCGCGCACCCCGCGGCGGCGCAGGTCTCGATCACCGGGTCGACCGGCGCCGGCAAGCAGGTGGCGGCCGCGGCCGCACCGGACGTGAAGCGGGTCCACCTCGAGCTCGGCGGCAAGGCTCCGGCCATCGTCTTCGGCGACGCCGATCTCGACGCGACGGTCGAGGGCATCGTCGTCGGGGCGTTCTTCAACGCCGGGCAGGACTGCACCGCGGTGACCCGGATCCTGGCGCACTCCTCGATCGCCGACGCGCTCGAGGCGAAGCTGGTCGAGGCGATCGCGGACGTGACCACCGGGCCCGACGTGGAGGACCCGTTCTACGGCCCGCTCAACAACGCCCAGCAGCTCGACCGGGTGAGCTCCGTCGTCGCGAACCTGCCGTCACACGCTCGCGTCGTCACGGGTGGAGCCCGGATCGGTGAGAAGGGCTACTACTACGCGCCGACCCTCGTGGCCGGCGTACGCCAGGACGACGACGTGGTCCAGCAGGAGACCTTCGGGCCCGTCGTGACGCTGCAGACCTTCGAGACGGAGTCCGAGGCCATCGAGCTGGCGAACGACGTCGACTTCGGCCTCGCGTCGAGCGTCTGGACGAAGGACCACGGCACTGCCCACCGGTGCTCGATCGAGCTCGACTTCGGCTGCGTGTGGGTCAACACCCACATCCCGCTCGTCGCGGAGATGCCGCACGGCGGCTTCAAGCAGAGCGGTTACGGCAAGGACCTGTCGCACTACGGCCTGGAGGACTACACGCGCATCAAGCACGTGATGCACGCCCACGGCTGA
- a CDS encoding agmatine deiminase family protein: MFEYRSNRQYVQPNRLMPAETAPHEAAWMAWPSGSYTLGERPADADEARSTWAAVANAIVEFEPVHVLVPPSERAEAARFLDPRVRVHERMLDDAWYRDIGPTFVIEGEGPTRSLGAVTWVFNGWGQQEWARWEHDAVASHVAVDATGATRIDSPMVNEGGGIHTNGAGTFLVTETVQLDPDRNPGWTRADVEAELARTLGARKVIWLPRGLTRDSERFGTRGHVDIVATFADRGVVLVHDQRDPAHPDHEVSRELIELLEAERDADGKPLRVVRLPAPATLRDDEGWVDYSYVNHFVCNGAVIACSFDDPVDGEALAVLADAYPGRRVVAIDARPLFARGGGIHCITQQQPLLHP; this comes from the coding sequence ATGTTTGAATACCGTTCAAATCGGCAGTACGTCCAGCCGAACCGCCTGATGCCTGCTGAGACAGCGCCGCACGAGGCTGCGTGGATGGCGTGGCCGTCCGGCTCGTACACGCTGGGGGAGAGGCCCGCCGACGCCGATGAGGCACGGTCGACCTGGGCCGCCGTGGCGAACGCCATCGTCGAGTTCGAGCCGGTGCACGTCCTGGTTCCGCCGTCGGAGCGAGCCGAGGCAGCACGGTTCCTCGACCCGCGCGTCAGGGTGCACGAACGGATGCTCGACGACGCCTGGTACCGCGACATCGGGCCGACGTTCGTCATCGAAGGCGAGGGGCCCACCCGCAGCCTCGGCGCCGTCACCTGGGTCTTCAACGGCTGGGGCCAGCAGGAGTGGGCGCGCTGGGAGCACGACGCCGTCGCGAGCCATGTCGCCGTCGATGCGACCGGGGCCACCCGCATCGACTCGCCGATGGTCAACGAGGGCGGCGGCATCCACACCAATGGTGCCGGAACCTTCCTGGTCACCGAGACGGTCCAGCTCGACCCCGACCGCAACCCCGGCTGGACCCGGGCCGACGTGGAGGCCGAGCTGGCCCGCACGCTCGGGGCACGCAAGGTGATCTGGTTGCCGCGGGGGCTGACCCGGGACAGCGAGCGCTTCGGCACCCGCGGACACGTGGACATCGTCGCCACGTTCGCCGACCGTGGCGTCGTCCTCGTGCACGACCAGCGCGATCCCGCACATCCGGACCACGAGGTCTCGCGCGAGCTCATCGAGCTCCTCGAGGCCGAGCGCGACGCCGACGGCAAGCCACTGCGGGTGGTCCGGCTCCCCGCTCCGGCGACCCTGCGCGACGACGAGGGCTGGGTCGACTACAGCTACGTGAACCACTTCGTCTGCAACGGCGCCGTCATCGCCTGCTCGTTCGACGATCCGGTCGATGGCGAGGCCCTGGCTGTCCTCGCCGATGCCTACCCGGGTCGCCGTGTCGTGGCGATCGACGCCCGTCCCCTCTTCGCTCGTGGCGGCGGCATCCACTGCATCACCCAGCAACAGCCCCTGCTCCACCCCTGA
- a CDS encoding threonine aldolase family protein has protein sequence MTPLHDPRVRGFASDNYAGIHPEVLAAIATANDGHQVAYGEDAYTARLQEVVVRHFGAGAEAWPVFNGTGANVVGLQSMLPRWGAVVCAATAHINTDEAGAPERVAGIKLLPVETPDGKLTPELLDREAWGWGDEHRAQPLVVSITQATEVGTVYTPDELRTLADHAHACGMRVHMDGARLANAAASLGVGLGAITRDVGIDVLSLGGTKNGAMLGEAVVVLDPDASSGLRYLRKLDMQLASKMRFVSAQLLALLDGDLWLRNARHANAMAQRLRTAIDAGLADGTIAGVGLRLPTEANGVFASLPEGVAERLRGRGFRFYDWDQSTREVRWMCSFDTTEQDVDALVAAVSRETTGS, from the coding sequence GTGACCCCTCTCCACGACCCCCGCGTGCGGGGCTTCGCCTCGGACAACTACGCCGGGATCCACCCGGAGGTGCTGGCGGCGATCGCCACCGCCAACGACGGCCACCAGGTCGCCTACGGCGAGGACGCGTACACCGCGCGGCTGCAGGAGGTGGTCGTCCGGCACTTCGGCGCCGGCGCCGAGGCGTGGCCGGTCTTCAACGGCACCGGAGCGAACGTCGTCGGGCTGCAGTCGATGCTGCCGCGGTGGGGTGCGGTGGTCTGTGCGGCGACGGCCCACATCAACACCGACGAGGCCGGCGCCCCGGAGCGGGTCGCCGGCATCAAGCTGCTTCCCGTCGAGACGCCCGACGGCAAGCTGACGCCCGAGCTCCTCGACCGCGAGGCGTGGGGCTGGGGCGACGAGCACCGGGCGCAGCCCCTGGTCGTCTCGATCACCCAGGCGACGGAGGTCGGCACGGTCTACACCCCGGACGAGCTGCGGACGCTCGCCGACCACGCGCATGCCTGCGGGATGCGCGTGCACATGGACGGCGCGCGCCTCGCCAACGCCGCCGCCTCGCTCGGCGTCGGCCTCGGCGCGATCACGCGGGACGTGGGCATCGACGTGCTCAGCCTCGGCGGGACGAAGAACGGCGCGATGCTGGGCGAGGCGGTCGTCGTCCTCGACCCCGACGCGTCGAGCGGGCTGCGTTACCTGCGCAAGCTCGACATGCAGCTCGCCTCGAAGATGCGGTTCGTCTCGGCGCAGCTCCTCGCGCTGCTCGACGGAGACCTGTGGCTGCGCAACGCCAGGCACGCGAACGCGATGGCGCAGCGCCTGCGCACCGCCATCGACGCGGGTCTGGCCGACGGCACCATCGCGGGGGTCGGGCTGCGCCTGCCGACGGAGGCCAACGGCGTCTTCGCCTCCCTCCCGGAGGGAGTGGCAGAGCGGCTCCGTGGACGTGGCTTCCGCTTCTACGACTGGGACCAGTCCACGCGCGAGGTGCGCTGGATGTGCAGCTTCGACACGACGGAGCAGGACGTCGACGCACTCGTCGCGGCGGTTTCCCGTGAAACGACGGGGAGCTGA